One segment of Candidatus Arsenophonus lipoptenae DNA contains the following:
- the lpcA gene encoding D-sedoheptulose 7-phosphate isomerase translates to MYQEFIYAALEESLVTLKIFLKKKKNIEVIEHAAIMLSNAFKSGKKVLSCGNGGSHCDAMHFAEELTGCYRVKRPAYPAIAISDVSHISCVGNDFGYVYIFSRYIEAIGKTGDILFAISTSGNSDNIVKAIDAARIKGMKVIILTGKDGGKIAGTGDIEICVPHFGYSDRIQEIHIKIIHILIQLIEKEMIK, encoded by the coding sequence ATGTACCAAGAGTTTATTTATGCTGCATTAGAAGAATCTTTGGTTACATTAAAAATTTTTCTTAAAAAGAAAAAAAATATTGAAGTAATTGAACATGCTGCAATTATGTTATCAAATGCTTTTAAATCTGGAAAAAAAGTTTTATCTTGTGGTAATGGTGGTTCACACTGTGATGCTATGCATTTTGCTGAAGAATTAACTGGATGTTATCGCGTAAAAAGACCAGCTTATCCAGCAATAGCAATTTCTGATGTTAGTCATATTTCTTGTGTTGGAAATGATTTTGGTTATGTTTATATTTTTTCTCGTTATATTGAAGCAATTGGTAAAACAGGAGATATATTATTTGCTATTTCAACATCAGGTAATTCTGATAATATAGTTAAAGCAATCGATGCCGCCCGGATTAAGGGTATGAAAGTAATAATATTGACCGGTAAAGATGGTGGAAAAATAGCAGGCACTGGTGATATTGAAATTTGTGTGCCCCATTTTGGTTATTCTGATAGGATCCAAGAAATTCATATTAAAATTATTCATATTTTAATTCAGTTAATAGAGAAAGAAATGATCAAGTGA
- the yegQ gene encoding tRNA 5-hydroxyuridine modification protein YegQ, translating into MLIPELLSPAGSLKNMRYALTYGADAVYAGQPRYSLRVRNNEFNNENLVNGIKEAHNMGKRFYVVVNIIPHNSKLKTFLYDLATIIEMQPDALIMSDPGLIMLVRETFPKIEIHLSVQANTVNWAAVKFWQKIGLKRIILSRELSIEEIKEIHQKVPNIELEVFIHGALCMAYSGRCLLSNYINKRDSNQGACTNVCRWAYKVYEGKEDIIGNIIPKSQSVKNTNLTLGTGQTADKTFLIEETKHPGEYFTAVEDEHGTYIMNSKDLRAIELIERLIDIGVHSLKIEGRTKSFYYCARTAQVYRKAIDDAIIGKPFDINLLTKLDGLANRGYTMGFLRKHSHDEYQNYKFGYSISNKQQFVGEFTGQYKNGLAEVDVKNKFKIGDYLELMTPLGNIEFTLTSLFDKKKLPIKVASGNGYKVYINIPQNTNLNFALLIRHFKNN; encoded by the coding sequence ATGTTGATACCAGAATTACTTTCTCCTGCAGGTTCCTTAAAAAATATGCGTTATGCACTTACCTACGGAGCTGATGCTGTTTACGCTGGACAACCACGTTACAGTCTTCGTGTACGTAATAATGAATTTAATAATGAAAATTTAGTTAATGGTATTAAAGAAGCCCATAATATGGGTAAACGTTTTTATGTTGTAGTTAACATTATACCACATAATTCTAAATTAAAAACTTTCCTTTATGATCTTGCAACAATTATTGAAATGCAACCTGATGCTTTGATCATGTCAGATCCTGGTTTAATTATGTTAGTGCGAGAAACATTTCCAAAAATAGAAATTCATCTTTCTGTTCAAGCAAATACTGTTAATTGGGCAGCAGTAAAATTTTGGCAAAAAATAGGATTAAAAAGAATTATTCTCTCTCGTGAACTTTCAATTGAAGAAATTAAAGAAATTCATCAAAAAGTACCTAATATTGAATTGGAAGTTTTCATTCATGGTGCACTTTGTATGGCTTATTCTGGAAGATGTTTATTATCCAATTATATCAACAAACGTGATTCTAATCAAGGGGCATGTACTAATGTTTGTCGTTGGGCATATAAAGTATATGAAGGAAAAGAGGATATAATAGGGAATATTATTCCAAAATCACAATCAGTAAAAAATACTAATTTAACATTAGGTACAGGACAAACTGCTGACAAAACTTTTTTAATTGAAGAAACAAAGCATCCTGGTGAATATTTCACTGCTGTTGAAGATGAACATGGGACATATATCATGAATTCAAAAGATTTGCGAGCAATTGAATTAATTGAACGTTTAATTGATATTGGGGTTCATTCATTAAAAATTGAAGGTCGTACTAAATCATTTTATTACTGTGCTCGAACTGCTCAAGTTTATCGTAAAGCTATTGACGATGCTATTATAGGTAAACCTTTCGATATTAATCTATTAACTAAATTAGATGGGTTAGCTAATAGAGGTTATACTATGGGATTTTTACGTAAACATAGTCATGATGAATACCAAAATTATAAATTTGGTTATTCTATTTCTAATAAACAACAATTTGTTGGTGAATTTACTGGACAATATAAAAATGGTTTAGCAGAAGTAGATGTAAAAAATAAATTTAAAATTGGGGATTATTTAGAATTAATGACACCTTTAGGAAATATAGAATTTACCTTAACATCTTTATTTGATAAGAAAAAGCTACCCATCAAAGTTGCCTCAGGTAATGGATATAAAGTTTATATTAATATTCCTCAAAATACAAATCTCAATTTTGCATTATTAATTCGTCATTTTAAAAATAATTAA
- the rsmH gene encoding 16S rRNA (cytosine(1402)-N(4))-methyltransferase RsmH — protein MNIKINKFKHISVLLNESINGLNIKKHGIYIDGTFGMGGHSKLILSRLGCQGKLIAIDRDPYSVLIGKKMITDSRFTIKHIVFSQLYKWIASNKLIGKIDGMLFDLGISSSQLDDPERGFSFIHDGPLDMRMDQTTGISAAEWLMKAKELDIAWVLKNYGEEKFSKRIAKAIVSRNHNLFKKPLTRTKELVELILKVIPKNKKYKHPARRSFQAIRIYINNELLEIVKVLEDSLNILAPKGRLSIISFHSLEDTLVKHFIKKHSQKSNIPIGLPLTTIQLKNISNPILKVLGKIKPTPKEIIENPRSRSAIVRFAEIVGKNNNLE, from the coding sequence ATGAATATAAAAATTAATAAATTTAAACATATTAGTGTCCTTCTTAATGAATCAATTAATGGATTGAATATAAAAAAGCATGGTATTTATATTGATGGTACTTTTGGTATGGGTGGACATTCCAAATTAATTTTATCTCGTTTAGGTTGTCAAGGTAAGTTAATAGCAATAGATCGTGATCCATATTCAGTTCTTATAGGAAAAAAAATGATTACCGATTCTAGATTTACTATTAAACATATTGTTTTTTCGCAATTATATAAATGGATTGCATCAAATAAATTAATTGGCAAAATCGATGGTATGTTATTTGATCTAGGTATTTCGTCATCACAATTAGATGATCCAGAAAGAGGTTTTTCTTTTATTCATGATGGGCCATTAGATATGAGAATGGATCAAACAACAGGCATATCAGCAGCTGAATGGTTAATGAAAGCTAAGGAATTAGATATAGCATGGGTATTAAAAAATTACGGAGAAGAAAAGTTTTCAAAAAGAATTGCGAAAGCTATTGTATCTCGTAATCATAATTTATTTAAAAAACCATTAACAAGAACTAAAGAGTTAGTTGAATTAATTTTGAAAGTTATTCCTAAAAATAAAAAATATAAACATCCAGCAAGAAGATCATTTCAGGCAATTCGTATTTATATCAATAATGAATTATTAGAAATAGTAAAAGTATTGGAAGATTCATTAAATATATTAGCACCTAAAGGACGGTTATCAATTATTAGTTTTCATTCATTAGAAGACACACTTGTTAAACATTTTATCAAGAAACATAGTCAGAAATCAAATATTCCAATAGGATTACCTTTAACTACAATACAATTAAAAAATATTAGTAATCCAATATTAAAAGTATTAGGTAAAATAAAACCAACTCCAAAAGAAATTATAGAAAATCCAAGGTCAAGGAGTGCTATTGTACGTTTTGCTGAAATAGTGGGAAAGAATAATAATTTGGAATAA
- the ftsL gene encoding cell division protein FtsL, whose protein sequence is MNNKKYNLIKIVIYDIFKYGSIPLIMIIVIIISAILIIKVNYHTRLLIFQKNMIMEEKIFLDIEWRNLILEEKLLSNPNRIKYISIEKLHMINVDPIEEHVVIAK, encoded by the coding sequence ATGAATAATAAAAAATATAATTTAATTAAGATTGTTATTTATGATATTTTTAAGTACGGTTCAATCCCATTAATTATGATAATAGTAATTATTATATCAGCAATTTTAATTATTAAAGTCAATTATCATACAAGGTTATTAATTTTTCAAAAAAATATGATAATGGAAGAAAAAATTTTTTTAGATATAGAATGGCGTAATTTAATTTTGGAAGAAAAGTTATTAAGCAATCCTAATCGGATTAAATATATTTCGATAGAAAAATTACATATGATTAATGTAGATCCAATTGAAGAGCATGTTGTAATTGCAAAATAG
- the ftsI gene encoding peptidoglycan glycosyltransferase FtsI, which produces MFKKNINLARLRYNKKRYEGKVSYISWRFFTLCVSIVMSLIILIIRVTYLQLINPEEFIRKSDMRSLRIQKELVSRGMIIDRKGRYLAVSVPVYAIWADPKIIYKNSELNNDERWQALANQLKIPLEEVNNKISINPNSRFVYLARHVNLDVGEYINKLKIRGIYLRKEFRRYYPSGPITAHLIGITDIDGQGIEGIEKSFDSLLTGIPGQKVVRKDRYGRIIENISSIDSKIAHNLILSIDERIQSIVYRELTRGVIKNKAESGTAILIDIDSGEILAMVNSPSYNPNNLTDITMQAIRNRAITDVFEPGSTVKPMVIISALNNGIIQANSVLNTDPYMINKHEIKDVAQYDKLSITGILQKSSNVGVSKLALSMPEDELINVYSRFGLGKPTNLGLIGESSGVFPNKKMHWSKFERATFSFGYGLMVTPLQLARVYATIGSFGIYRPLSIKKVHLPVSGIRIFPEKIMRTVVNMMESVALPGGVGALAAIKGYRIAIKTGTVKKVGNHGHYIKQYVAYTAGIAPASNPKYTLVVIINEPSAGKYYGGSISAPIFGNIMRDVLHLMHITPDAFSSFKNELVSKNIQEDKRDKS; this is translated from the coding sequence ATGTTTAAAAAAAATATTAATCTCGCTCGATTAAGATATAATAAAAAAAGATATGAAGGAAAAGTAAGCTATATTAGCTGGCGTTTTTTTACGTTATGCGTAAGTATAGTAATGTCTTTAATTATTCTTATCATTCGTGTAACCTACTTACAACTTATTAATCCTGAAGAATTTATTAGAAAAAGTGATATGCGTTCTCTTCGTATCCAGAAAGAATTAGTTTCACGAGGCATGATAATTGATCGTAAAGGACGTTATTTAGCAGTAAGTGTCCCAGTTTATGCTATTTGGGCTGATCCAAAAATTATTTATAAAAATAGTGAATTAAATAATGATGAACGTTGGCAAGCATTAGCAAATCAATTAAAAATACCATTAGAAGAAGTAAATAATAAAATTAGTATTAATCCTAATAGTAGATTTGTCTATTTAGCCCGTCATGTCAATTTAGATGTTGGTGAATATATTAATAAGTTAAAAATAAGAGGTATTTATTTACGTAAAGAGTTTCGTCGATATTATCCATCTGGTCCAATAACTGCTCATTTAATTGGTATTACTGATATTGATGGCCAAGGCATTGAAGGTATTGAAAAAAGTTTTGATAGTTTATTAACTGGTATCCCAGGACAAAAAGTAGTACGTAAAGATCGTTATGGAAGAATTATTGAAAATATTTCCTCAATTGATAGTAAGATTGCTCATAATTTAATATTAAGTATTGATGAGCGTATACAATCAATTGTATATCGTGAATTAACTCGAGGTGTAATAAAAAATAAAGCTGAATCTGGTACTGCTATTTTAATAGATATAGATTCTGGTGAAATATTAGCAATGGTCAATAGTCCATCATATAATCCAAATAATCTTACTGATATCACAATGCAAGCTATACGCAACCGTGCAATTACAGATGTATTTGAACCTGGTTCAACTGTTAAACCAATGGTAATTATTAGTGCTTTAAATAATGGAATTATCCAAGCTAATAGTGTATTAAATACTGATCCTTATATGATAAATAAACATGAAATCAAAGACGTAGCACAATATGATAAATTATCTATTACTGGTATTTTACAAAAGTCAAGTAATGTTGGCGTTTCTAAATTAGCATTATCTATGCCTGAAGATGAGTTAATTAATGTTTATTCTAGATTTGGTTTAGGTAAACCAACAAATTTAGGATTAATTGGAGAAAGTAGTGGTGTATTTCCTAATAAAAAAATGCATTGGTCTAAATTTGAAAGAGCTACTTTTTCTTTTGGTTATGGATTAATGGTAACACCATTACAGTTAGCACGAGTTTATGCAACAATTGGTAGTTTTGGTATTTACCGACCTTTATCAATTAAAAAAGTACATCTACCTGTGTCAGGTATTCGTATTTTTCCAGAAAAAATTATGCGAACAGTGGTTAATATGATGGAAAGTGTTGCATTACCTGGTGGTGTTGGTGCTTTAGCTGCAATTAAGGGTTATCGAATAGCAATTAAAACAGGTACAGTAAAAAAGGTTGGTAATCATGGTCATTATATTAAGCAATATGTTGCTTATACAGCTGGAATAGCACCAGCAAGTAATCCTAAATATACTCTAGTTGTTATTATTAATGAACCTAGTGCTGGTAAATATTACGGTGGTTCTATTTCTGCACCTATATTTGGAAATATTATGCGAGATGTTTTGCATTTAATGCATATAACACCTGATGCATTCTCTTCTTTTAAGAATGAACTAGTAAGTAAAAATATACAAGAGGATAAACGTGACAAATCGTAA
- the murE gene encoding UDP-N-acetylmuramoyl-L-alanyl-D-glutamate--2,6-diaminopimelate ligase — MTNRNLHDLLIPLGINAPYKELREMKLDSRKVLSGDLFLAIEGYQIDGRQYISDALIKGASAIISDVQKEKESGTIQYLHNNVPIVYIKNLKHQLSYLAGLFYQHPATQLRLIGVTGTNGKTTITQLIAQWAQAMGEVSGVIGTLGNGMLEQLIHSENTTDSAVDIQYQLRLLLDNRATLVAMEISSHSLIQSRVYSIPFDAVVFTNLGYDHLDYHGNLENYIASKWLLFSTHKSDKQIINVDDNIGLQWLNRLPNSCAVSIKNRIPNNWKGYWISVDKVNYHDYKTTISFNSIWGTGILKSPLIGSFNVSNIMLAMATLLMMGYPLNLVIKSSYYLKPICGRMEIFTSFGQPTVIVDYAHNPNALKKALIALRFHCRSKLWCVFGCGGDRDKTKRSLMGRIAEQYADVVILTDDNPRSEKSKVIMHDILSGFINSDRTILIASRMEAITSAILHANADDIILISGKGHERYQIIGNNKLNYSDQLTVAKLLGIIK; from the coding sequence GTGACAAATCGTAATTTACACGATTTACTTATACCATTAGGTATTAACGCACCATATAAAGAATTACGAGAAATGAAGCTAGATAGTCGCAAGGTATTATCAGGAGATTTATTTCTAGCAATAGAAGGATATCAAATAGATGGACGACAATATATTTCTGATGCATTAATAAAAGGTGCTTCAGCTATCATTTCTGATGTACAAAAAGAAAAAGAATCTGGAACTATTCAATATCTTCATAATAATGTCCCAATAGTTTATATAAAAAATTTAAAACATCAATTATCATATTTAGCAGGATTATTTTATCAACATCCAGCAACACAATTAAGATTAATTGGTGTCACAGGAACTAATGGTAAAACTACTATTACTCAATTAATTGCTCAATGGGCACAGGCAATGGGAGAAGTTAGTGGTGTAATAGGCACTCTTGGTAATGGAATGTTAGAACAACTAATTCATAGTGAGAACACTACTGATTCAGCAGTTGATATTCAATATCAATTGAGGTTATTACTTGATAATAGAGCTACTCTAGTAGCTATGGAAATTTCATCTCATAGTTTAATACAAAGTCGTGTTTACTCTATCCCATTTGATGCTGTTGTATTCACTAATTTAGGTTATGATCACTTAGATTATCATGGTAACTTGGAAAATTATATAGCATCAAAATGGTTATTATTTTCAACTCATAAATCTGATAAACAAATTATTAATGTGGATGATAATATTGGTTTACAATGGCTTAATAGATTACCTAATTCATGTGCTGTTTCTATAAAAAATAGAATACCTAATAATTGGAAAGGTTATTGGATTTCAGTAGATAAAGTTAATTATCATGATTATAAAACAACTATCTCATTTAATTCTATATGGGGAACAGGTATATTAAAAAGCCCACTTATAGGATCTTTTAATGTAAGCAATATAATGTTAGCTATGGCAACATTATTAATGATGGGATATCCATTAAATTTGGTAATAAAATCATCGTATTATTTAAAACCAATTTGTGGAAGAATGGAAATTTTCACTTCATTTGGACAACCAACTGTTATTGTCGATTATGCACATAATCCTAATGCACTTAAAAAAGCATTGATAGCACTCCGTTTTCATTGTCGTAGTAAGTTATGGTGTGTATTTGGTTGTGGTGGTGATCGAGATAAGACAAAACGTTCTTTAATGGGGAGAATAGCTGAGCAATATGCTGATGTTGTAATATTAACTGATGATAACCCTCGTAGTGAAAAATCAAAAGTTATTATGCATGATATTTTAAGTGGTTTTATTAATTCAGATCGAACAATATTAATTGCTAGTAGAATGGAAGCTATTACTAGTGCAATCTTGCATGCAAATGCTGATGATATTATATTAATTTCTGGTAAAGGTCATGAAAGATATCAAATTATTGGTAATAATAAGTTAAATTATTCTGATCAGTTAACTGTAGCCAAGTTATTAGGAATAATTAAATGA
- the murF gene encoding UDP-N-acetylmuramoyl-tripeptide--D-alanyl-D-alanine ligase produces the protein MISISIKQLLSITKGVLYSTNEQHDLNLCINTIIINSRQHSINSLFIALKGNFFDGHSFVKEAISNGTIILLVEKWLNIKCPQIIVNDTYLAMGKLAAWIRSQSSAQVIGITGSSGKTSVKEMVSNILSQLGMTLFTKGNFNNKIGVPLTLFRLTEKYNYIVVEIGANHFHEIEYITNIVKPNSVLINNLYSAHLEGFGSLNGVAKAKGEILYGLSKKGTVVINLDSHNWKTWSSYINEEQIIWWFSLRQQKYANFYAKNIVMQSIGSEFELHTPFGFILISLSLPGIHNIANAIAASALAISVGATIEQVSYGLAQVKPIFGRLYPIYLTPSKLILDDTYNSNVGSMVAAIDVLSNMPGYRILVVGDMNELGNKSLKFHFEIGVNIKHKQINQVLSIGQYSYLISQYSKYGEHFISKKKLIERLILLIQEYEIISVLIKGSRSTAMEEIVHSLQEYFLC, from the coding sequence ATGATTTCAATATCAATTAAACAATTGTTGTCTATAACAAAAGGAGTATTATATTCAACAAATGAACAACATGATCTTAATCTATGTATTAATACAATAATAATAAATAGCCGACAGCATTCTATTAATAGTTTATTTATTGCTTTAAAAGGTAATTTTTTTGATGGCCATAGTTTTGTTAAAGAAGCTATTTCTAATGGTACTATTATATTATTAGTTGAAAAATGGTTAAATATTAAATGTCCACAAATTATTGTTAATGATACATATTTAGCAATGGGTAAATTAGCTGCTTGGATTAGATCACAAAGTAGTGCTCAAGTTATTGGGATAACTGGTTCTTCAGGTAAAACATCAGTGAAAGAGATGGTATCGAATATTTTATCTCAATTAGGTATGACATTATTTACTAAAGGTAATTTTAATAATAAAATTGGTGTACCGTTGACGTTATTTCGTTTAACTGAAAAGTATAATTATATAGTTGTTGAAATTGGAGCTAATCATTTTCATGAAATTGAATACATAACTAATATAGTTAAACCTAATAGTGTTTTAATAAATAATTTATATTCTGCTCATCTTGAAGGTTTTGGTTCATTAAATGGTGTTGCTAAAGCAAAAGGTGAAATTTTGTATGGATTATCAAAAAAAGGAACAGTAGTTATTAATTTAGATAGCCATAATTGGAAGACTTGGAGCTCTTATATTAATGAAGAACAAATTATTTGGTGGTTTTCTTTAAGACAACAAAAATATGCTAATTTTTATGCTAAAAATATAGTTATGCAATCAATAGGTAGCGAATTTGAATTACACACTCCTTTTGGGTTTATTTTAATATCTTTGTCTTTACCAGGCATCCATAATATTGCTAATGCAATAGCTGCTAGCGCATTAGCAATATCAGTTGGTGCAACTATTGAACAAGTAAGTTATGGTTTAGCTCAAGTTAAACCTATATTTGGTCGGTTATATCCTATTTATTTAACCCCTAGTAAATTAATTTTAGATGATACTTATAATTCTAATGTCGGTTCTATGGTTGCTGCTATTGATGTTTTATCTAACATGCCAGGATATCGTATTTTGGTTGTAGGTGACATGAATGAATTAGGTAATAAAAGTTTAAAATTTCATTTTGAAATTGGAGTAAATATTAAACATAAACAAATTAATCAAGTTTTAAGTATCGGTCAATATAGTTATTTAATCAGTCAATATAGTAAATATGGTGAACATTTTATTTCTAAAAAGAAATTAATTGAACGATTAATTTTATTAATACAAGAATATGAGATTATCTCAGTATTAATTAAAGGATCTCGTAGTACAGCTATGGAAGAAATTGTGCATTCCTTACAGGAATATTTTTTATGTTAG
- the mraY gene encoding phospho-N-acetylmuramoyl-pentapeptide-transferase, with amino-acid sequence MLVLLAEYLTEYFSGFNLFFYLTFRAIISLLTALIIGLLMGPYLISYLQRLQIGQIVRVEGPKSHFSKCGTPTMGGVLILFSIVISIILWARLNNPYVWGVLVILLGYGIIGFIDDYRKIINRNSRGLVAHWKYFWQSILALGISYILYSTGKCTVVTQLVLPFFKDVIPQLGIIYIFLAYFVIVGTSNAVNLTDGLDGLAIMPTIFIAAGFALVAWITSNVNFANYLKIPYINYAGELVIVCTAIVGAGLGFLWFNTYPAQVFMGDVGSLSLGGALGIISVLLRQEFLLLIMGGVFVVEALSVILQISLFKLRGQRIFRMAPIHHHYELKGCPEPRVIVRFWIISLMLVLIGLITLKVR; translated from the coding sequence ATGTTAGTATTATTAGCAGAATATTTAACAGAATATTTTTCTGGTTTTAATCTTTTTTTTTATTTGACATTCAGAGCTATTATTAGTTTGTTGACTGCTCTGATTATTGGTTTGTTGATGGGTCCTTATTTAATTTCCTATTTACAAAGATTACAAATAGGTCAAATTGTACGTGTAGAAGGTCCTAAATCACATTTTAGCAAATGTGGTACCCCTACTATGGGTGGTGTACTTATTTTGTTTTCTATTGTTATTTCTATAATTTTATGGGCACGATTAAATAATCCTTATGTTTGGGGTGTTCTAGTAATTTTATTAGGTTATGGTATTATTGGTTTTATTGATGATTATCGTAAAATAATAAATAGAAATTCTAGAGGATTAGTTGCGCATTGGAAATATTTTTGGCAATCTATTTTAGCTTTAGGTATATCCTATATTTTATATAGTACAGGTAAATGTACTGTAGTTACTCAATTAGTATTACCATTTTTTAAAGATGTTATACCTCAGCTTGGTATAATATATATTTTTTTGGCTTATTTTGTTATTGTAGGCACTAGTAATGCAGTTAATTTAACTGATGGATTAGATGGTTTAGCTATTATGCCAACTATTTTTATTGCAGCTGGATTTGCATTAGTTGCTTGGATAACAAGTAATGTTAATTTTGCTAATTATTTAAAAATCCCCTATATCAATTATGCAGGTGAATTAGTGATAGTTTGCACTGCAATTGTTGGTGCTGGATTAGGATTTTTATGGTTTAACACTTATCCGGCACAAGTTTTTATGGGTGATGTTGGTTCTTTATCATTAGGTGGTGCACTTGGAATAATTTCTGTTTTATTACGTCAAGAATTTTTATTATTGATTATGGGTGGTGTATTTGTTGTTGAAGCTTTATCTGTAATTTTACAAATAAGCTTATTTAAATTACGCGGTCAACGTATTTTTCGAATGGCACCGATTCATCATCACTATGAATTAAAAGGATGTCCTGAACCTAGAGTTATTGTGCGTTTTTGGATTATTTCTTTAATGTTAGTATTAATTGGATTGATAACATTAAAGGTACGTTAA
- the murD gene encoding UDP-N-acetylmuramoyl-L-alanine--D-glutamate ligase yields the protein MVIYYNKKIVIVGLGKTGLSCVNFFLSHKIIPFVMDTRKIPPGKYELPSKVMYHYGSWNLEWLTTADLIVISPGISLIAPDPELKVAIDKGIEIVGDIELFCREVKKPIIAITGSNGKSTVTSLVAEMAKKANFKVAVGGNIGIPVLTLLKNDYDLYVLELSSFQLETIFSLKAEVATILNITEDHMDRYPQGFEQYRMMKLRIYNDAKVCIVNKQDPTIWPLNGFDERCISFDINDGDYQLNTFSKELEILGQSIIDTDKLRLIGQHNHLNAVVALALADAVNIPRKASIAALTQYIGLPHRFQIVHQHLGIKWINDSKSTNVGSTIAALKSLEISGMIYLLLGGDGKSIDFSSLKSYISAKNIQLFCFGRDRNQLAKLKENSFILNTMEECLHVIVTKLKAGDVVLLSPACASLDQFYNFEDRGEQFIKLAKELCD from the coding sequence ATGGTAATTTATTATAATAAAAAAATTGTCATAGTTGGTTTAGGTAAGACAGGTCTTTCTTGTGTTAATTTCTTTTTATCTCATAAAATTATTCCATTTGTAATGGATACAAGAAAAATACCACCAGGTAAATATGAATTACCTTCAAAAGTAATGTATCATTATGGTAGTTGGAATCTTGAATGGTTAACAACAGCAGATTTAATTGTAATTAGTCCTGGTATTTCTTTAATTGCCCCAGATCCAGAATTAAAAGTAGCAATTGATAAAGGTATTGAAATTGTTGGTGATATTGAACTTTTTTGTCGTGAAGTAAAAAAGCCAATTATTGCTATCACTGGTTCTAATGGTAAAAGTACAGTTACATCACTAGTTGCTGAAATGGCAAAAAAAGCTAATTTTAAAGTAGCAGTTGGTGGGAATATTGGAATACCTGTTTTAACGTTATTAAAAAATGATTATGATTTATATGTATTAGAACTATCTAGTTTTCAACTTGAAACTATATTTAGTTTAAAAGCTGAAGTAGCAACTATATTAAATATAACAGAAGATCATATGGATCGTTATCCTCAAGGTTTTGAACAATATCGTATGATGAAATTAAGAATTTATAATGATGCTAAAGTATGTATTGTAAACAAACAAGACCCGACAATATGGCCATTAAATGGTTTTGATGAACGTTGTATTAGTTTTGATATTAATGATGGAGATTATCAATTAAATACTTTTTCTAAAGAATTAGAAATATTAGGACAATCTATTATTGATACAGACAAACTACGGTTAATTGGGCAACATAATCATCTTAATGCAGTTGTAGCGTTAGCTTTAGCTGATGCAGTAAATATTCCAAGAAAAGCAAGCATAGCTGCATTAACTCAATATATTGGGTTACCTCATCGTTTTCAAATAGTACATCAACATTTAGGAATTAAATGGATTAATGATTCTAAATCAACTAATGTTGGAAGTACTATAGCTGCTTTAAAAAGCTTAGAAATTTCTGGTATGATTTATTTATTATTAGGTGGAGATGGAAAATCAATAGATTTTTCATCACTAAAATCCTATATTTCAGCAAAAAATATTCAATTATTTTGTTTTGGACGTGATCGTAATCAATTGGCAAAATTAAAAGAAAATAGCTTTATATTAAATACTATGGAAGAGTGTTTACACGTTATAGTTACTAAATTAAAAGCAGGTGATGTAGTTTTGCTTTCCCCAGCTTGTGCTAGTTTGGATCAATTTTATAATTTTGAGGATAGAGGTGAACAATTTATTAAATTAGCAAAAGAGTTATGTGATTAA